The sequence TTGTTCCAGGGCGGTGCGCTGGCGTCGCAAAAGCGGGCGGCGGTAGATGCCTACGATGCCCAGCTGGCGACCTACAAGCAAACCGTGCTGACCGCATTCGGCCAAGTTGCGGACGCCTTGCGCGCCATCGACAACGACACCGAATCGCTGCGCCTGGCGCAGAACGCCATGGCCATTTCCAGCACATCGCTGCGTTTGCAGCGCGCCAGCTACAGCGCCGGCAAGTCGAACGTGCTGTTGCTGCTCAGCGCCGAAAATGCCTACGCCCAGGCCAGCATGAACCTGGTGCGGGTGCAGGGACAAAGATTGCAGAATTGCGTGCTGCTGTTTGCCGCGCTGGGCGGTGGCTGGGAGTCCAGCAAAGAGATAGGCCGGCAGCCGCCGGCAACTGCACAATGACAATGCACCACCTGGATATTACGCTGTCGATATCTTGCGGAAGCTGACGCCTAAGTTATTACTTAAATTTGATTTACTCTCTCTGCGGAACAGCTTGGCGCTGCGGCAAGGAATCCAAGGACCTTGCCGGATTGCGGCAGGTTTTCGCGCATGCCATCGATGTAGGATTTTTGTAAAATATTGTCGCATAACAACATAATGATAATTGTGACAATGGAAATCTGCTAATATCCAAGCTCAAATCGTACCCTCGAGGAGTTTGGTCGTGTCTTCTTTGCTCACCAATATTGCCAACCCGCTACTGCAATTCAGCCAGGAGCGCCGCATCCTCCGAGTGAAATTTTCCCCCAATGCCGGCTTCTCCGCCGACGCGTTCCTGCCGCATCAACTCAACGGTTCCGAGGGTATATGCGAGGCGATGAACTATCGTTTGCGCTGTCTGACCACCAATATCGGCGTCCCGTTGAAATCGCTGATTGGCGTGCCGCTTGCCATGTCGATAGAAAACGACCAGGGTGGCCAGCGTGACATTTGCGGGATTATCACCGGCGCCTCGGAATTGGCCGCCGATGGCGGCTTTACGCTGTTGGAGCTGCATATAGAAGACGCCCTGTCGATCCTGCGCCACCGCAGCACCTGGCGGGTCTTTCTCAACCAGTCCATCCGCGACGTCACCGAGACGATACTGACGGAGCATCTCCATCGCAATAGCGTGCTGGCGCGCTCGTTCCAGTTCAGTACCGATGGCCTGAAAGAAACGTATGCCGCGCGCGAATTCAGGATGCAGGCGGGGGAAAGCGATTTCGGCTTCCTGACCCGCATATGGCGCCGCGAGGGCATCTGCTGGTATTTCAGCCACGCTATCGATGGCGACGCGCCGGTGCATACGCTGCACTTAGCCGATACGCCCAATAACTGGGAAGACAATTCCGCCGGCAGCATTCGTTTTCACCGCGCCGATGCGACCGAAAAAACGGACACCATTACCGCCTTCGAGGCGCACCGGCAGTTTGTCCTTGGCGAGTACCAGGCCGCCAGTTACGACTACAAGGCAACCCGCAACAGCAGCGCTACCGAAACCTCGGCAATTAATCAGGGCAAGGCCGGCAATGCAATGGCCGCCGGCCTCACCAATTATCACTATGCTTCACCGCATGCGGCAGATAGTCAGGAAGAGCTTGAGCGTGTCACACGCAAGCAGATGCAGGCCCACGAGTACCGTGGCAAGCATTTCTGCGGTGAAGGCGTTAATCGTGCTCTCAGCGGCAGTATTGCCACGGTGTTTTCGCTGACCGGTCATCCCGAGATTGATACCCATCCCCAGGATGAGCGGCGCTTCGTGCTGACGCGCATCGAGCTGTCCGCTCGCAACAACCTGCTGCTGGACTCGACGGTGCGCAATGCGCTGCATCTGGACGTGGAAGGCCCGATTTACAGCAACCGCTTTGAATGCGTCCGCGCCAATGTTCCTATCGTCGCGACCTACGATCCCGCTTGCGTGCCGAATGTCGGACCGATCAGCGTGCGCGTCACTGGCAGCGGAGATAAAGAAATTGATGTGGACGACCAGGGACGCATAGCCGTAAGGTTTTTGTTTACCCTGCCGGAAGAACACGCCAAGACCGGCGCCTCGGATACGGCCAGCGATTCAGCACGCCTAAGGGTCGCTTCGCCTTGGGCCGACGCTGGTTTCGGCGCCACCTTCTGGCCGCGCGTGGGCAGTGAGGGAATTGTTTTCTTCCTGCAAAATGATCCGGATAAACCTGTGTTCATGGCGAATATCAATAACGCCAGCAGGACGCCCACCCGATTTTCCGGCAAGGGATCATTGCCGGGTAACTCAGCCTTGTACGGCATCCGATCAAAGGAAGTCAAAGGCGCGGGGTTCGGGGAACTCCTGTTCGACGATAGTACCGGACAAACCAAAACAAAATTGTCGTCTGAGCTAGGCGCGACCCAGCTGAACCAGGGCTGGATCGGTCATCCCCGTACTGACGGCAGCTCCGACAAGCGGGGGGAAGGATTTGAAGCACGCACAGATTTGGCGGGCGCCATCAGAGCCGCCCAGGGACTGCTGATTACCGCTGACCCCCGGCCTAATGCCGGCGGCCAGGTGCTGGACCGCCAGGAGCTCATTGGCCAGCTGGAAACCGCGCTGGCAATCGCCAAGCAGTTGGCAGAACTTGCCAACACCCATGAAGCAGGCACGACCGATACCGCGCCGGCGCAAAAATTGGCCGACCAGATCAAAAGCTGGGATGCCGACAAAGCGGGCGGTGCTGCCGCCATCGCCGTGACGGCGCCGGCCGGCGTTGCCGTGTCCAGTCCCAATTCGGTCGTGACGGCCGCCGGCACCAACCTGGACATGATCGCAGTCCAGGACGCTAACCTGACCACCGGTCGTAAGGTGCAGGTCCGCGCCGGACAAGGTTTGTCGATGTTCGTGCCGCAGCAAGATGCGCAATTAATTGCCGCGACCGGTAAGATCCAGGCCCAGGCACAGGCAAACGAAATGGAGCTGGGCGCGGCCAAGCGCATGCATGTCTATTCGCTTGAGTCGCTGTTGCTGGAGGCGCCACAGATTGTGCTGCGCACCGATGGCGCGGAAATCGTCATCGGCAACGGCAAGATCACGATGTCGTCGTCCGCGCCGGTTGACGTCAAAGCGCCGTCGTTCAACTTTGGCGGCAGCGGCGGCGGCAATACTGATCTGCCCAATATGCCGCATTCGACGCTGGCTACCGACGAGCGGATTGCGTTTGCCGGGCGCAGCGGAAAAGGAACGGAAAACTTGCCATATGAAGTTCGTGATACAGCTGGCTCGGTGTTGGATCAAGGAAAATCGACCGCGAATGGCGCAACGCAAAATACCGTCACCGATAGCGTTATCAAAGCGTTGACCGTGCATTTGAAACCTTGAAGGCTTGAAAAACATGAGTGAACCTGTTCTCCCGGAAGCGACACGTCGATTGACACTTCAGTTTGATCAAAATGGTGAGCCTACCTATGCCACGGTCTGTAGTCCTAAAAGCTTTAAGAGTAGATCCCTGGCTGTTGTACCGCCACGCCATGTAATTCCAGTGATTTTTGTACCCGGGGTCATGGGAACAAATCTATGCGGGAACGAAAATGCGAAAACACCAAATGCTCCCGCGTGGCGTCCTCCTAATGGAACACTAGCCGGTCTTGGTGAGGTGCGTCGGCGCATCCGGCAACAGCCCAAAGACCGGCAAATGCAAATGATCCCTGAGACAACGAAAGTTGACGCAAGCGGGAAAATATCAATCCCAAAAGGTATTGATACACTCACCGAAGAAGAAGCCAGGCGTCGAGGTTGGGGAGAGATACATTGGGATAGCTACGGCAAAATATTGACCGAACTGGAGCGCTCGCTTAACGACCTCTATATCAATCCTGGCGTGGAAAATCCGACACCAATGAAAGTGTGGGATTTAGCCAAAACTCTCAAGAAGGGCAAGTCCGGTAAAGAGGAAGACATTCTCAAGGTCTGGAACCCAATTAAAGGAGATGCGTCTCCTCTCACCGATGATGAGTTCACGCGCATGAACGATTATTACTATCCGGTGTGGGCTTGTGGCTACAACTGGCTGGAAAGTAACGAAAAATCTGCACAGCTCCTGGTGAAGCGAATCAAGGAGGCTCTCGATTGGTATAGCAGTACGAAATATTTCATCCCGGAAGGCAAGGTCATCGTGCTCACCCATTCGATGGGTGGGATGGTAACCCGTAGAGCCTCCCAATTGATAGAAGGTCAGATTCTTGGTGTCGTGAACAGTGTGCAACCCGTGGGAGGCGCGCCCGTCGTTTATCGCAGATTTCGCGCTGGTACTGAGGTCGGTGGCATGTTTGATATTGAAGGTGCCGCGTTGTCAACGATTATCGGCTGGGATGCTGCAGACATTACCTGCGTCATGGCTAACTCTTCCGGACCGATGGAACTATTGCCAACAAAACATTATCCGTCGAAATGGCTTCGCATGGAGAGACAAGGGGACAGCACGGGTGAATCGCCACAAACACCTGACCCTAGTGACGTATTTGCTAAATCGATGCAGAAGGACCGTCATCCGCTTTTCTCTCTCCCGATATCCAATCCATATAGTGAAATTTATGCTAGGACGGCACAAGAAGTGTGGTGGGGTATGATCGATGAGACTTTGATTGATCCAGCTGACGTCGCAAAAGACCGAAAAATAACGCCGATCAAAATGCATCGCACGGCACTGAAGGACGCAGAAAATTTTCATGACACCGTTGAACTGCATTGCCATCCCAATACGTACGCGCATTACGGCGCGGATGCCAAGCAAGACTCGTTTGGCAGCGTGCATTGGGTCACTTCAGCTGATATACCGAGCGATGTCAGGGAAGGATTGACAGGCTTGACCTCGAGAGAGTGGAACAAAACTGGAAAAGCGGCAGTAGGTAGTGAGAACGACGGCATCACCTTTAAACTAGAAAATAAAGTGAAGCCGCAAAATGACGACGATCCAAATGCCGGCGACGCAACGGTTCCGTATCTTTCAGCGGCTTTGGTCGGCGAAGAGGCGACGCACGTTTTCAAAATGAAGGGTTTCGACCATGCTGCCAGCTACAAAAGTGACGATGTAATTGAAAATGTGCTGTATTGCCTTGGTAAAATCATTCAAGGTGCAATCCCAGCCAAAGATTTGCCACAGAATAAAGGAGAAACATGTCCAGCTCCCGCCGCGGCTCCTGCCAGCGACTCGCCAGAATCGGATTCACAATCCTCGCCGGCTTCGGCCTCGTGACCGCTTACGCCAAGGACCCCATGATGAGTGAGACAAAAACCTACTGTGTAGGCCGTTTCTTGGTTGATGTGCCGAAAGACGCCGAAATCAACGGTCAAAGTAACGAATTTATATACGGACGAATTGAATCTGAGAAGACTCAGATCGATCCAAAAGCTTTTGCGGCCCAAATGGAAAAGCGTGAGGCAACGCTCAAGGCCGTTAATCCAGATAAAAGCAGGTCGTTGAAAGAAGCATATTCTGTAGGCTTGAGCGGGAAAGTACTGGTGACCTTTGAAAATGTTTATGGTGACAAAGACTATGGTTTTGAGGCGTACAAGTTAGACCATGATCGCCTGTTTTCTCTGAAGCAGAAAAATTTCGACGAGACCGTGTTCCGCAACGAAGTCTCCAACCGCCTTAAAAACGATTTACTTCCTCGCCTACGGAATCGTCAACCAGACGAAATCCCGTCAGAGCCTGGATTTTGTATAAAAGATGGGTTCATTGCCGATAATGCTGCTCAGACCCAATATGAGAATGCGAGCATTAGTTTTCACTTCCCGCGCTGGCCGGATTTGGTCATTACCGTCAGTACGGTAACCGTAAGCAAAGCTGGTGAGAAAACGTTGCTGCAGCGAGTCGATGGTCATCCACTGCCTGCAGTGTACGCATCTGTTGCAGGGCAGTTGAAAACACTGCGACGAGGAACGCATGATGTAGGTGACCGTAAAGGCGAAGAAATTCTGGAGCTATTGCCGACGGACGAAGGAATTAAGCAGCATTCGTTTAGATGGGAAGCAAGCGGGACAAAAGACAAAGTCTTGTTGCCTGATATCGTACTTGAATACGAAAGTGGCACCCCACTAAACGGACACCCTCGGCGTCCCACCTTGAGCGATGACGAAGCTACCAAATTATTCGACAGCGTCGTCAATTCGATACGACTGCGTCCAACCGGCCCAGCCAAAGTCAGTAGCGCAGACCCTACACCGTCGTCGCCGCAAGCGCCGCTGGGTGAGGTTGTCGCTACCGGCGCGGTCTGCCCGCAGACCGGATGGTGGCAATGCATCGAAACCGGGAATATTGACGGCGGCCGGCGACGTTTCTTCAAGTCCGGTGAAGCGATGCCAGCTGCGGTGCTTCTTGGCGATGCCAATATGTGGCAAACATTGCGCGGTCAGCGGCCTAGTCATTCACTAAACACTGTGTGGTCCCTGGTCGCCTATGAGCAAATAGCGGCAGCACCTATTCCCGCTACTATTAAAACTGATGCCGACGACACACCTGGGACCTCGCTCCCTGGCGAATCGACGCCCGGCTAACTAGCACAGATGGAGCCCACATGCCAAACGTAATCAGGCTCGGTGATGCAACGGACCATGGCGGCAAGGTCGTCTCGGCCAGTGCGCCGTTTATCGTCGAAGGGATAGCGGTGGCCCGCGTTGGCGATACCTGCATGTGTCCTATCCAGGGGCATACCGTTTGCGTCATTGTCGAGGGCGATCCGAATTTTATTGTCGGCGGACTGGCGGTGGCGTTCGACGGACATAAAACAAGCTGCGGCGCGAGCCTGATTTCCAGCTTGTCGAATTTTGGTAAATTTTAGCCTCGTCGACGACCGAGCGCGACTACTTAAGACTGGCAAGCAAAAGGATCAGTTCAAGCACTCGGAGGTATTGACTCCAACTCCTGATATAAAACTATTTTTAGTCGCACAGAAATCAAATATGCACCTTCGTGCTATACCCGTTGAAACATCTACCTTGAGCACGAATGACGTCGACCGGATGTTCGTGCTTTACGACGCCGCATATTACGATGCCCGTCGTGATCTTTTCGATCAGGATCTCGCCGACAAGACACACTGCATCATTCTCTACGACGGTGATGGCGTCATTCAGGGATTTTCGACTCTCAAGCTCTACGTCACGTCTTGGCACAATGAACCACTGCGCGTGATTTTTTCGGGCGACACGATTGTCGATCGCGCACACTGGGGTAGTCAACAGCTAGCATTTTCCTGGATTCGTCTTTCGGGCGAGATATATCGGCAAGCACCTGACCTGCCGCTATACTGGTTCTTGATATGCAAGGGACACCGCACTTATCGCTACCTGCGCGCATTCGCGCATGACTTTTCCCCACGCTACGACACCACCACGACGCCACTCATGCAGGCCCTGATGGAACATCTAGCGACCCAGCGTTTCGGTGAGATCTATGACACCCGTACTGGAATTCTATCGTTCGAGCAACCTCAAGGCCGGCTTACTTCGACACTGGCAGAAGTGTCTGATATGCACCGACGTCTGCCAGATGTTGCATATTTTCTGACCCGAAATCCGTACTATGCACGCGGTGACGAACTTGTCTGCTTGTGCGAGCTGTCTGTGGCCAACCTGCGGCCAATGGCACGCCGCTTGTTCCACAGTTCCTAAGTACAATGCAAATCCGACGAGCACTGTCTACAGACAATTCGCGCATTCTCGACTTTCAGGCTCAGCACGCGATGAAGGGGGCGCTGCCGCTGCGCTTCGATCGCACGCCAGACTATTTTGCGTTGCATCGCTGCCATGCCGCCGATCAACGGACCTGGCTCGCAGAGAACGAAGATGGTGACATCAAGGGCATTGCTAGCCTGATAGTGCGCGATGGATATTTGATGAACCGGATTCAACAGGTCGCCTATCTTGGCGATCTGCGTCTTACGCCGGACCGCTACCTGTCACGTGTCTGGATGGACGAAGGGCGCAATCGGCTGGTCGACCTGGGGCGCGAAGCCGGGGTCGAGCACGCCTACTGCTGCATGATTCGCGACAACCGGCTCGCCGTCCAGTCGCTGCTCGGCGCGCGCAGGGCGGGATGTCTTGCGCTGTCGCATTGGCATGGTTATAGCAACGTGTCAGTGTATGGTAAGAGGGGATGGTGCGATGCGCCGTCGGCCACTAATACAGTTCGGATCGTGCAGGCGCAAGCGCATCATGCCGATGCGCTGCGCAATTTTCTGGATACTGAATCGGCTGGCCAGCCTTTCGGCTGTGTATTCTCCGAGGCAGAGTTTTCGCGCCGGCTGCAGACCTGGCCGGATTTTGGCATCGAAAATTTTTTACTGGCATTGGATGCTGGCGATAATCTGTGCGGCTGCGTTGCTCCATGGGACGCAGGACGTATCAAGCGGATCGTGCTGGAACGATTGCGACCATCCGTCCAGGCCTTGCGCCTGGCGTTCAACGCCATGGCACCGATGTTCGACCGCCCTCGGATCGCTGCACCGGGTGAAGCATTGCAGGATATTTATCTGACGCATCTACAGGTCAAGCAACGGGATCCAGCCGTGTTTGTCGCTCTGCTTGACGCCGCCTGGGCCGCTGTGCGCCACCGTTACGCATTGATGCAGCTATGCCTGTACGACAACGATCCGCTCTGGTCTGCCATGGCTCGCTATCGCCTGACGTGCTTGCAGATGGATCTATATACACTGTCAGTTACCGGCGCCGCGCCCGCGATTAACCGTCAAGCAGCCACGCGGATACCCGGCTTCGAGATATATCTGGTCTGACACCGTCAGGCCTAGATCAGTAATGGATGACCGATCACGAAGCCCGAATTGAGAAATCTGATGTATTCTGAACGCATCTCAAATGTTTTTTCTTCTCTATGCCAACCCTAAATGCACAAACCGGCAGCACGCAATCGCGCCGTTTCGATTTGTCCAATCTGCTTGTGTTGGCATTGCAAAGCGCTGTCTGGGCCGGAGTTCTGACGTGGCTGTCGAAGAGCGATGGGTTGTCGCTGAAATGGTTGATCCTGATTCCGTTCTGTCTCGTCATGCAAGGTGTATTTTCGATGATGCATGAAACCTTTCATGGCTCCGGACATCGGCGAGCGAGGTTGAACTATTTGATAATGTGGTGGGCTTCAACCATGTTCGGAAGCTCGGCCACTTTGATTCATATCAATCATCTCGGCCACCATGTACGCAATCGCGCGCGCGCCGAACGGGCCGACTTCGCAGGTCCCGGCGAGTCCTTGCTGCGTAAGCGGATTGAGTATTATGTAGCAATTCTCGGCGGTATCTGGCTCGGCAGCCTCGTCGGAAGCATTGTGTTAGCGTTGCTGCCGGCTGGCATTGCGATCAACTTGTCGAAGCGTGGCAGCGATAACACTTATGCCGTTGCGTTCAAGGATTTCTCGACGCAAGACTTCCATCGTATCCGCCTTGAAGTCTTGGCCAGCATCGCCATGTGGTTGCTGGCAGGCTGGATCCTCGACTGGAAGCTGCTGACCATATTCATCGCCTACATTGCCTTTGCGTTTTCCTGGTCGTCGTTGCAATGGGTGTATCACATGCGTACGCCGCTCGATCCGGTTGAAGGCACCTACAACATGCGCGCCCCGATTCTTGTGCGCTGGGCTTTCCTGAACTTCAACTACAACCTGACGCACCATCGACGACCAAGATTACGCTGGCAGCAGTTGCATGAGACGTCGAGCGCCATCGAAACGCGTCCGCTTTGGTTTGGCTTATTACAGGTCTTCCTGCCGCCACAACGTCTGCCGGACGACCTAACGCAACTCGACAAAACCTATTTCTGATGGATGTGGATCAAAATGGCATTCGTGCCGCATGGCGGGCATTTGCCGTAGCCGCCCAGCCGATGCTTGATACTTGGCAGGGTGCGCTCGAAGAGCCAGCAGTGGCCCAGCAGCGCCGGCTAATGAAATTGCTTGCTGATAATAGTGAGTCAGCTTTCGGACGTGCTCATGGTTTTGCCAGAATATCAGACCCCGTGCAATTTCGCGAGCGCGTGCCGATTCATACGTATGCCGACCTGTTGCCGTGGATCGAACGCGCCCAGCGCGAAACACAGCCAGT comes from Collimonas pratensis and encodes:
- a CDS encoding type VI secretion system Vgr family protein, encoding MSSLLTNIANPLLQFSQERRILRVKFSPNAGFSADAFLPHQLNGSEGICEAMNYRLRCLTTNIGVPLKSLIGVPLAMSIENDQGGQRDICGIITGASELAADGGFTLLELHIEDALSILRHRSTWRVFLNQSIRDVTETILTEHLHRNSVLARSFQFSTDGLKETYAAREFRMQAGESDFGFLTRIWRREGICWYFSHAIDGDAPVHTLHLADTPNNWEDNSAGSIRFHRADATEKTDTITAFEAHRQFVLGEYQAASYDYKATRNSSATETSAINQGKAGNAMAAGLTNYHYASPHAADSQEELERVTRKQMQAHEYRGKHFCGEGVNRALSGSIATVFSLTGHPEIDTHPQDERRFVLTRIELSARNNLLLDSTVRNALHLDVEGPIYSNRFECVRANVPIVATYDPACVPNVGPISVRVTGSGDKEIDVDDQGRIAVRFLFTLPEEHAKTGASDTASDSARLRVASPWADAGFGATFWPRVGSEGIVFFLQNDPDKPVFMANINNASRTPTRFSGKGSLPGNSALYGIRSKEVKGAGFGELLFDDSTGQTKTKLSSELGATQLNQGWIGHPRTDGSSDKRGEGFEARTDLAGAIRAAQGLLITADPRPNAGGQVLDRQELIGQLETALAIAKQLAELANTHEAGTTDTAPAQKLADQIKSWDADKAGGAAAIAVTAPAGVAVSSPNSVVTAAGTNLDMIAVQDANLTTGRKVQVRAGQGLSMFVPQQDAQLIAATGKIQAQAQANEMELGAAKRMHVYSLESLLLEAPQIVLRTDGAEIVIGNGKITMSSSAPVDVKAPSFNFGGSGGGNTDLPNMPHSTLATDERIAFAGRSGKGTENLPYEVRDTAGSVLDQGKSTANGATQNTVTDSVIKALTVHLKP
- a CDS encoding esterase/lipase family protein, coding for MSEPVLPEATRRLTLQFDQNGEPTYATVCSPKSFKSRSLAVVPPRHVIPVIFVPGVMGTNLCGNENAKTPNAPAWRPPNGTLAGLGEVRRRIRQQPKDRQMQMIPETTKVDASGKISIPKGIDTLTEEEARRRGWGEIHWDSYGKILTELERSLNDLYINPGVENPTPMKVWDLAKTLKKGKSGKEEDILKVWNPIKGDASPLTDDEFTRMNDYYYPVWACGYNWLESNEKSAQLLVKRIKEALDWYSSTKYFIPEGKVIVLTHSMGGMVTRRASQLIEGQILGVVNSVQPVGGAPVVYRRFRAGTEVGGMFDIEGAALSTIIGWDAADITCVMANSSGPMELLPTKHYPSKWLRMERQGDSTGESPQTPDPSDVFAKSMQKDRHPLFSLPISNPYSEIYARTAQEVWWGMIDETLIDPADVAKDRKITPIKMHRTALKDAENFHDTVELHCHPNTYAHYGADAKQDSFGSVHWVTSADIPSDVREGLTGLTSREWNKTGKAAVGSENDGITFKLENKVKPQNDDDPNAGDATVPYLSAALVGEEATHVFKMKGFDHAASYKSDDVIENVLYCLGKIIQGAIPAKDLPQNKGETCPAPAAAPASDSPESDSQSSPASAS
- a CDS encoding T6SS immunity protein Tli4 family protein → MSSSRRGSCQRLARIGFTILAGFGLVTAYAKDPMMSETKTYCVGRFLVDVPKDAEINGQSNEFIYGRIESEKTQIDPKAFAAQMEKREATLKAVNPDKSRSLKEAYSVGLSGKVLVTFENVYGDKDYGFEAYKLDHDRLFSLKQKNFDETVFRNEVSNRLKNDLLPRLRNRQPDEIPSEPGFCIKDGFIADNAAQTQYENASISFHFPRWPDLVITVSTVTVSKAGEKTLLQRVDGHPLPAVYASVAGQLKTLRRGTHDVGDRKGEEILELLPTDEGIKQHSFRWEASGTKDKVLLPDIVLEYESGTPLNGHPRRPTLSDDEATKLFDSVVNSIRLRPTGPAKVSSADPTPSSPQAPLGEVVATGAVCPQTGWWQCIETGNIDGGRRRFFKSGEAMPAAVLLGDANMWQTLRGQRPSHSLNTVWSLVAYEQIAAAPIPATIKTDADDTPGTSLPGESTPG
- a CDS encoding PAAR domain-containing protein, which gives rise to MPNVIRLGDATDHGGKVVSASAPFIVEGIAVARVGDTCMCPIQGHTVCVIVEGDPNFIVGGLAVAFDGHKTSCGASLISSLSNFGKF
- a CDS encoding fatty acid desaturase family protein — translated: MPTLNAQTGSTQSRRFDLSNLLVLALQSAVWAGVLTWLSKSDGLSLKWLILIPFCLVMQGVFSMMHETFHGSGHRRARLNYLIMWWASTMFGSSATLIHINHLGHHVRNRARAERADFAGPGESLLRKRIEYYVAILGGIWLGSLVGSIVLALLPAGIAINLSKRGSDNTYAVAFKDFSTQDFHRIRLEVLASIAMWLLAGWILDWKLLTIFIAYIAFAFSWSSLQWVYHMRTPLDPVEGTYNMRAPILVRWAFLNFNYNLTHHRRPRLRWQQLHETSSAIETRPLWFGLLQVFLPPQRLPDDLTQLDKTYF